One genomic window of Ziziphus jujuba cultivar Dongzao chromosome 4, ASM3175591v1 includes the following:
- the LOC107408788 gene encoding DELLA protein GAI → MKRDYQDGCGSGGGSSNSVPVGKTKLWDEEQQEPGGAMDELLAVLGYKVRASDMAEVAQKLEQLEMVMGSAQEDGISHLSDTVHYNPSDLSGWVQTMLTELNTQPIDDESLLAPAESSTLTSFDFSNSHHQIENQSRMVYNDDSEYDLRAIPGVAAFAPPQPQIESENTRKRLKTSIGSTSSSSPTPTQQHVSVSVSGTESTRPMVLVDSQEAGVRLVHSLLACAEAVQQENLKLADALVKHIGLLASSQAGAMRKVATYFAEALARRIYRIYPQDCLDSSYSDLLQMHFYETCPYLKFAHFTANQAILEAFATADRVHVVDFGLKQGMQWPALMQALALRAGGPPAFRLTGIGPPQPDNTDALQQVGLKLAQLAETVGVEFEFRGFVAKSLADLEPGMLDIRPADVEALAVNSVFELHRLLARPGAIEKVLSSIKAMKPKIVTVVEQEASHNGPVFLDRFTESLHYYSNLFDSLESSSTTGLAPPSQDLIMSEVYLGRQICNVVACEGPERFERHETLTQWRARLGSAGFDPVHLGSNAFKQASMLLALFAGGDGYRVEENNGCLMLGWHTRPLIATSAWQLSESTQSN, encoded by the coding sequence ATGAAGCGGGATTATCAAGATGGCTGTGGTAGTGGTGGTGGTAGTTCAAACAGTGTTCCAGTTGGTAAAACCAAGCTTTGGGATGAAGAACAACAAGAACCAGGAGGAGCCATGGATGAGTTGCTTGCCGTTTTAGGTTACAAAGTCCGGGCATCGGACATGGCTGAGGTCGCGCAGAAGCTCGAGCAGCTCGAGATGGTTATGGGTTCAGCTCAAGAAGATGGGATCTCTCATCTCTCCGATACGGTTCACTACAATCCTTCTGATCTTTCCGGTTGGGTTCAGACCATGCTCACCGAGCTCAATACCCAACCAATCGACGACGAATCTTTGTTAGCTCCCGCCGAATCCTCCACCTTAACCTCCTTCGATTTCTCCAATTCCCATCACCAAATTGAAAACCAATCCAGGATGGTTTACAACGACGATTCGGAATACGATCTCAGAGCCATTCCGGGAGTCGCAGCTTTCGCACCACCACAACCACAAATCGAGAGCGAGAATACAAGAAAGCGACTGAAAACCTCAATTGGATCtacatcttcttcttccccaaCACCAACCCAACAACATGTTTCCGTGTCCGTTTCTGGGACCGAGTCGACTCGGCCTATGGTCCTGGTCGACTCGCAGGAAGCGGGTGTTCGACTCGTTCATTCTCTCTTGGCTTGCGCTGAGGCAGTTCAGCAGGAGAATCTGAAACTCGCGGACGCGCTGGTGAAGCACATAGGCTTGCTCGCTTCGTCACAAGCCGGAGCTATGAGAAAAGTGGCTACCTATTTCGCCGAAGCTCTTGCCCGTCGAATTTACCGAATTTACCCTCAGGATTGCCTCGATTCCTCATACTCCGATCTGCTTCAGATGCACTTCTACGAAACCTGTCCTTACCTGAAATTCGCACATTTCACAGCCAACCAAGCCATTCTCGAAGCTTTCGCTACCGCGGACAGAGTCCATGTCGTCGATTTCGGACTCAAACAGGGTATGCAATGGCCGGCTCTCATGCAGGCTCTCGCATTGAGAGCCGGTGGGCCTCCGGCATTCCGGCTCACCGGAATCGGACCCCCTCAGCCGGACAACACCGATGCTCTGCAACAGGTGGGTTTGAAGCTCGCTCAGTTGGCCGAAACCGTTGGCGTCGAGTTCGAGTTCCGTGGTTTCGTTGCTAAGTCTCTTGCGGATCTTGAACCGGGTATGCTCGATATCCGACCCGCCGATGTCGAAGCCTTGGCGGTCAACTCCGTTTTCGAGCTCCACCGCCTCTTGGCCCGACCCGGTGCGATCGAAAAGGTCTTGTCGTCGATTAAGGCTATGAAGCCGAAGATCGTTACTGTTGTAGAACAGGAAGCGAGCCACAACGGACCGGTTTTCTTAGACCGTTTCACCGAGTCTTTGCATTACTACTCGAACCTGTTCGACTCGTTGGAATCGTCGTCGACAACTGGGTTGGCTCCGCCGAGTCAGGATCTGATTATGTCGGAGGTGTATTTGGGGAGGCAGATATGCAACGTGGTGGCGTGTGAAGGACCGGAACGATTCGAGCGGCACGAGACGTTGACTCAGTGGAGGGCTCGACTCGGTTCGGCCGGTTTCGATCCGGTTCATCTGGGGTCCAATGCTTTCAAGCAAGCTAGCATGTTACTGGCTTTATTTGCGGGTGGGGATGGGTATAGAGTGGAGGAGAACAATGGGTGTCTTATGCTGGGTTGGCATACTAGGCCACTTATTGCCACATCAGCTTGGCAACTCAGTGAGTCAACTCAATCCAACTGA
- the LOC107416308 gene encoding pentatricopeptide repeat-containing protein At1g66345, mitochondrial isoform X2, protein MSFVRGLLIPSLISKSIKSCIHLQLIHTETAANDVVKAICCSLRAGRNWDILTRKFGSVDLDEVVVKKVLLELKEPVDAKRALGFFHWSAHSTFQQHGLQSYCILIHILVRAGLNLDARALLESVLKKNSGSSFRFSVVDSLISSYKFVLVWKIYEHMITRRMYPNEETVRILINALCKEGKLQECVNILDRIHGKRCSPSVIVNASLVLRVLEEGRIEESMVLLKRMLQKNMVLDTIAYSLVVYAKVKIGNLELAYEVFEEMLKRGFQPNPFVYTLFIGAHCKEGRIEEGNCMMQEMENMGFKPYGDTYNFLIEGSAKAGSLEEMLRNYEKMIERGMIPSCSTFNEMVGKLCENGDVEEANRRLTALLEKGFLADEITYSYLIDGYGKKGDIQEVLKLYYEMEYKSMSPGLPIFSSLIKGLCLCGKLEEAEKYLGIMKDRSLVPSECLYETLIAGYIAQGNKERAHFLYDDMVSKALRPNSSNFCDDGVQDLKS, encoded by the exons ATGAGTTTCGTTCGGGGATTATTGATTCCATCTTTgatttccaaatccatcaaatcTTGTATCCATCTCCAACTGATACATACAGAAACAGCTGCAAACGACGTCGTCAAAGCCATCTGCTGTTCTCTAAGAGCTGGTCGGAACTGGGACATTTTGACTAGAAAATTCGGTTCCGTCGACTTGGATGAAGTGGTTGTTAAGAAAGTGCTTTTGGAACTTAAAGAACCCGTCGATGCAAAGCGAGCTCTGGGTTTCTTCCACTGGTCAGCACACAGCACATTCCAACAACATGGGCTTCAATCTTACTGCATTCTTATTCATATTCTGGTTCGAGCTGGATTAAATTTGGATGCCAGAGCTTTGCTTGAATcggttttgaagaaaaattcTGGGAGTTCTTTCAGATTCTCAGTGGTTGATTCACTGATCAGTAGCTACAAG TTTGTTCtagtttggaaaatttatgaGCATATGATTACAAGAAGAATGTACCCAAATGAAGAAACAGTCAGAATCTTGATTAATGCGTTGTGCAAGGAAGGGAAGTTGCAGGAATGTGTGAACATTCTGGATAGGATTCATGGAAAGAGGTGCTCTCCTTCTGTGATTGTGAATGCCAGTTTGGTTTTGAGAGTTTTGGAAGAAGGTAGAATTGAAGAAAGTATGGTGTTGTTGAAGAGGATGCTACAAAAAAACATGGTGTTGGACACCATTGCTTACTCCTTGGTTGTTTATGCTAAAGTCAAGATTGGGAATTTAGAGTTAGCATATGAGGTGTTTGAAGAAATGCTTAAAAGAGGTTTTCAACCAAACCCTTTTGTTTATACTTTGTTTATCGGAGCCCATTGCAAAGAGGGAAGAATTGAAGAAGGAAATTGCATGATGCAGGAGATGGAAAACATGGGTTTCAAGCCATATGGCGATACGTACAATTTTCTTATCGAGGGGAGTGCTAAAGCGGGAAGCTTGGAAGAAATGTTAAGGAACTATGAGAAAATGATAGAGAGGGGTATGATTCCTAGTTGCTCAACTTTCAATGAGATGGTTGGAAAGCTTTGCGAAAATGGAGATGTGGAAGAAGCCAACAGAAGACTAACAGCATTGTTAGAGAAAGGGTTCTTAGCAGATGAAATCACGTACTCTTATCTCATTGATGGCTACGGAAAAAAAGGTGATATACAAGAAGTTCTGAAACTCTACTATGAAATGGAATACAAATCAATGTCCCCTGGATTACCCATTTTTTCGTCACTGATAAAGGGCCTCTGTCTGTGTGGGAAGCTGGAAGAAGCAGAGAAATATTTGGGTATTATGAAAGATCGATCACTAGTCCCGAGTGAGTGTTTGTACGAGACACTGATTGCTGGCTACATTGCACAAGGCAATAAGGAAAGGGCACATTTTCTTTATGATGATATGGTTTCCAAAGCGTTGAGGCCTAATTCTTCCAATTTCTGTGATGATGGTGTGCAAGACCTGAAGAGCTAG
- the LOC107416308 gene encoding pentatricopeptide repeat-containing protein At1g66345, mitochondrial isoform X1, which produces MSFVRGLLIPSLISKSIKSCIHLQLIHTETAANDVVKAICCSLRAGRNWDILTRKFGSVDLDEVVVKKVLLELKEPVDAKRALGFFHWSAHSTFQQHGLQSYCILIHILVRAGLNLDARALLESVLKKNSGSSFRFSVVDSLISSYKVTASNPFVFDMLVQVYAKLRMFEIGFDVCCYLDERGFSLNLSSFNILIHVVQKSDQFVLVWKIYEHMITRRMYPNEETVRILINALCKEGKLQECVNILDRIHGKRCSPSVIVNASLVLRVLEEGRIEESMVLLKRMLQKNMVLDTIAYSLVVYAKVKIGNLELAYEVFEEMLKRGFQPNPFVYTLFIGAHCKEGRIEEGNCMMQEMENMGFKPYGDTYNFLIEGSAKAGSLEEMLRNYEKMIERGMIPSCSTFNEMVGKLCENGDVEEANRRLTALLEKGFLADEITYSYLIDGYGKKGDIQEVLKLYYEMEYKSMSPGLPIFSSLIKGLCLCGKLEEAEKYLGIMKDRSLVPSECLYETLIAGYIAQGNKERAHFLYDDMVSKALRPNSSNFCDDGVQDLKS; this is translated from the coding sequence ATGAGTTTCGTTCGGGGATTATTGATTCCATCTTTgatttccaaatccatcaaatcTTGTATCCATCTCCAACTGATACATACAGAAACAGCTGCAAACGACGTCGTCAAAGCCATCTGCTGTTCTCTAAGAGCTGGTCGGAACTGGGACATTTTGACTAGAAAATTCGGTTCCGTCGACTTGGATGAAGTGGTTGTTAAGAAAGTGCTTTTGGAACTTAAAGAACCCGTCGATGCAAAGCGAGCTCTGGGTTTCTTCCACTGGTCAGCACACAGCACATTCCAACAACATGGGCTTCAATCTTACTGCATTCTTATTCATATTCTGGTTCGAGCTGGATTAAATTTGGATGCCAGAGCTTTGCTTGAATcggttttgaagaaaaattcTGGGAGTTCTTTCAGATTCTCAGTGGTTGATTCACTGATCAGTAGCTACAAGGTAACGGCTTCGAACCCATTTGTATTTGATATGCTAGTTCAGGTTTATGCCAAATTGAGAATGTTTGAGATTGGATTTGATGTTTGCTGTTATTTGGATGAACGTGGGTTTTCATTGAATCTGTCAAGTTTCAACATTTTGATTCACGTTGTTCAAAAATCTGATCAGTTTGTTCtagtttggaaaatttatgaGCATATGATTACAAGAAGAATGTACCCAAATGAAGAAACAGTCAGAATCTTGATTAATGCGTTGTGCAAGGAAGGGAAGTTGCAGGAATGTGTGAACATTCTGGATAGGATTCATGGAAAGAGGTGCTCTCCTTCTGTGATTGTGAATGCCAGTTTGGTTTTGAGAGTTTTGGAAGAAGGTAGAATTGAAGAAAGTATGGTGTTGTTGAAGAGGATGCTACAAAAAAACATGGTGTTGGACACCATTGCTTACTCCTTGGTTGTTTATGCTAAAGTCAAGATTGGGAATTTAGAGTTAGCATATGAGGTGTTTGAAGAAATGCTTAAAAGAGGTTTTCAACCAAACCCTTTTGTTTATACTTTGTTTATCGGAGCCCATTGCAAAGAGGGAAGAATTGAAGAAGGAAATTGCATGATGCAGGAGATGGAAAACATGGGTTTCAAGCCATATGGCGATACGTACAATTTTCTTATCGAGGGGAGTGCTAAAGCGGGAAGCTTGGAAGAAATGTTAAGGAACTATGAGAAAATGATAGAGAGGGGTATGATTCCTAGTTGCTCAACTTTCAATGAGATGGTTGGAAAGCTTTGCGAAAATGGAGATGTGGAAGAAGCCAACAGAAGACTAACAGCATTGTTAGAGAAAGGGTTCTTAGCAGATGAAATCACGTACTCTTATCTCATTGATGGCTACGGAAAAAAAGGTGATATACAAGAAGTTCTGAAACTCTACTATGAAATGGAATACAAATCAATGTCCCCTGGATTACCCATTTTTTCGTCACTGATAAAGGGCCTCTGTCTGTGTGGGAAGCTGGAAGAAGCAGAGAAATATTTGGGTATTATGAAAGATCGATCACTAGTCCCGAGTGAGTGTTTGTACGAGACACTGATTGCTGGCTACATTGCACAAGGCAATAAGGAAAGGGCACATTTTCTTTATGATGATATGGTTTCCAAAGCGTTGAGGCCTAATTCTTCCAATTTCTGTGATGATGGTGTGCAAGACCTGAAGAGCTAG